One Anaerohalosphaeraceae bacterium genomic region harbors:
- a CDS encoding MotA/TolQ/ExbB proton channel family protein yields the protein MTWEWIQGLEKRGVRFVLLAAAAATALTFLTVRFALPPGSYIRTLFLERTFIQYLTTFCFWLTVVCIGLKHIRFKHEQKAFDAAREILSNEAFEIVMTWQEADTVRRHFLQDKYKPFHNSQIFEMILHGMDRLRKCQSPSELDDYFRSRSAVNQDELETGYTNVRYLLWLIPTLGFIGTVLGIGVGLAGFAAIIQKAEGFQQVKASLPKVTANFATAFDTTLLALVLSVAAVFYMSWMLKRQEHMLEKIDMLCFDEVCALFEEHDRASMEIVEAMKKGFEQLRTAMNGNRADIENVMQHKIPPLIAAPILQGMVSHLTTLEGLLADSLKLQNQSSQFLSKLSKDSSGGPVLTQEHIRPIENLLKEIRDLLQRSANKNPSPSIPDSV from the coding sequence ATGACATGGGAATGGATACAAGGATTAGAGAAAAGGGGGGTCCGTTTTGTCCTGTTAGCAGCGGCCGCGGCAACAGCTCTGACTTTTCTGACCGTCCGCTTTGCCCTTCCGCCGGGCAGCTATATCAGGACACTGTTTCTCGAAAGGACGTTTATCCAATATCTAACGACCTTTTGTTTCTGGCTGACGGTGGTTTGTATCGGCCTGAAGCATATTCGTTTCAAGCATGAGCAGAAGGCCTTTGATGCGGCCCGTGAAATTCTGAGCAATGAAGCATTCGAAATCGTAATGACTTGGCAGGAGGCGGACACGGTTCGCCGGCATTTTCTGCAGGATAAGTACAAACCCTTCCACAACAGTCAGATTTTTGAAATGATTTTGCACGGAATGGATCGGCTTCGGAAATGTCAGAGTCCTTCCGAACTTGATGATTACTTTCGCTCCCGAAGTGCCGTTAATCAGGATGAACTGGAAACCGGCTATACCAATGTGCGGTATCTTTTATGGCTGATACCCACGCTCGGCTTTATCGGAACGGTGCTGGGAATCGGTGTGGGGCTGGCGGGTTTTGCCGCCATTATTCAGAAAGCGGAAGGCTTTCAGCAGGTGAAGGCCTCGCTGCCGAAGGTTACGGCCAATTTTGCCACGGCCTTCGATACAACCCTGCTGGCGTTGGTGCTTAGCGTAGCGGCGGTTTTTTATATGTCCTGGATGCTTAAACGTCAGGAGCACATGCTGGAAAAAATCGATATGCTCTGCTTTGACGAAGTCTGTGCTCTTTTTGAAGAGCACGATCGGGCCTCGATGGAGATTGTCGAAGCAATGAAAAAGGGTTTTGAACAGCTGCGAACCGCTATGAACGGCAATCGAGCGGATATTGAAAATGTTATGCAGCATAAGATACCGCCGCTAATTGCCGCTCCGATTCTGCAGGGGATGGTCAGCCATTTAACAACTCTGGAAGGACTGCTGGCGGATAGTCTGAAACTGCAAAATCAAAGCAGCCAGTTCCTTTCGAAACTCAGCAAAGATTCTTCCGGCGGTCCTGTCCTGACTCAGGAACATATCCGTCCGATAGAAAATCTGCTCAAAGAAATTCGCGACCTTCTCCAGCGGTCCGCGAACAAGAATCCCTCTCCATCCATTCCTGATTCGGTATAA
- a CDS encoding bifunctional serine/threonine-protein kinase/formylglycine-generating enzyme family protein: MSAAPKGVGDVIFGEYVIEECWESSAIVYKVFHRSHPEQKYIVKRVRPEHTGYQAVLDWFAREVQIWQRITGHPNIVRLVNPWRIDTDGVNYFFVEFIDGPQLADVIRRTKTGRLSCPQTLNWAWQIADAMAYAARKSIQEGGGIVHRDLDSTNILISRDGNVKINDWGLAKDLSEPESPIPTATIQEYLVGKATWMPPEQFPPRRASGYRVAGDIYYFGGLLCQMLTGRPPNPEQSDLIRTSSEEVVKRLLRDWQEQSIHPCIRKLCSDRKLARLVMDCLQVEEDRRPQDFSAVQERLLEIDQSPAGMESVSCVQCSECSFIGLEEQATCPVCESTAEWTPWEYKPFVWTAYRKEEKSYRKPSYPTNHLITISAGPALIGAKVEVVTALQGVYDLQGARLEQFLMPPEHTVQLPSFSIARLAVSNFEYGQFVERTGWRRPPHWPKGAPADFPSSMGEQPVTHVDFQDAEAFCQWKGCRLPTNDEWERAARGPDGHVYPWGNRWPEDTPYAQTLERHRKTREELVSVEALPDGAASEGLLNPAGNVWEWVDGGEGRLKHTRGGSWRYAGELYSLNWFRMPTDASLLQDDVGFRYGKDLQEKPVRWSSEELAQTALIPSGRYLLGTSQEEILWARRQFGLSENDLNVLKRNPERIVPLQSFRLRKFPVTNEEYYQFVVQTGYPSQPKHWNLHLLEWSDRPFLEKYRYHPVTGISYKDAVAFCSWCGGTLPTNDQWEAAARGTDGHRYPWGDTFDRTRCNMAESGLARTSAAGQFSAGVSCFGCEDMTGNVLEWTMKDSSSEGAYFLRGGSYEDTGALSGLTYLRIEADPDLELPTVGFRVAFR; the protein is encoded by the coding sequence ATGAGTGCGGCTCCCAAAGGGGTGGGGGATGTAATTTTCGGCGAATATGTGATTGAAGAATGCTGGGAAAGTTCAGCAATTGTTTATAAGGTTTTCCACCGCAGCCATCCGGAGCAAAAATACATTGTCAAGCGGGTGCGTCCGGAACATACCGGCTATCAGGCCGTGCTGGATTGGTTTGCACGGGAAGTGCAGATTTGGCAGCGGATTACCGGACACCCTAATATTGTTCGGCTGGTGAATCCGTGGCGGATCGATACAGACGGGGTGAATTATTTTTTTGTTGAATTTATCGACGGGCCTCAATTGGCGGATGTAATTCGGCGGACCAAAACGGGGCGTTTGTCCTGTCCGCAGACATTAAATTGGGCTTGGCAGATTGCGGATGCAATGGCTTATGCGGCTCGAAAGTCCATCCAGGAAGGCGGAGGAATTGTTCACCGTGATCTGGACTCCACGAATATTCTGATTAGTCGGGACGGGAACGTCAAAATCAATGACTGGGGTTTAGCCAAAGATTTGTCAGAACCGGAATCGCCGATTCCAACAGCTACCATTCAGGAGTATCTGGTGGGGAAAGCCACTTGGATGCCTCCGGAACAGTTTCCGCCGCGGCGTGCGTCTGGTTATCGGGTGGCCGGAGATATATATTATTTTGGGGGCCTTCTGTGTCAGATGCTGACCGGCCGTCCTCCGAATCCGGAGCAGAGCGACTTAATCCGCACTTCCTCAGAAGAGGTTGTTAAGAGGTTGCTGCGGGACTGGCAGGAGCAGTCTATTCACCCTTGCATCCGCAAACTTTGTTCGGATAGGAAACTGGCTCGTTTGGTCATGGATTGTTTACAGGTTGAAGAAGACCGTCGTCCTCAGGATTTTTCTGCTGTTCAGGAGCGTCTGCTGGAAATTGACCAAAGCCCGGCCGGGATGGAGTCTGTTTCCTGTGTTCAATGTTCTGAATGTTCATTTATCGGATTGGAAGAGCAGGCCACCTGTCCGGTTTGTGAAAGCACAGCGGAATGGACACCGTGGGAATATAAACCGTTTGTTTGGACGGCCTACAGGAAAGAAGAAAAATCCTACCGGAAACCGTCCTATCCGACGAATCATCTGATCACTATTTCTGCCGGACCGGCTCTCATCGGAGCCAAAGTGGAAGTCGTTACAGCTCTTCAAGGGGTCTATGATTTGCAGGGAGCCCGATTAGAGCAGTTTCTGATGCCGCCGGAGCATACGGTTCAGCTGCCGTCTTTTTCAATTGCCAGACTGGCGGTGTCTAATTTTGAGTACGGTCAGTTTGTTGAGCGGACCGGTTGGCGCCGCCCGCCTCACTGGCCCAAAGGAGCTCCGGCGGATTTTCCTTCATCAATGGGAGAACAGCCGGTTACGCATGTGGATTTTCAGGATGCAGAGGCCTTTTGTCAGTGGAAAGGCTGCCGTCTGCCGACCAATGATGAGTGGGAGCGTGCCGCCCGCGGACCGGACGGCCACGTCTATCCCTGGGGCAACCGATGGCCGGAAGATACTCCCTATGCCCAGACTCTGGAGAGGCATCGTAAGACTCGGGAGGAATTGGTGAGCGTGGAGGCCCTGCCCGATGGAGCTGCGTCTGAGGGGTTGCTGAATCCAGCTGGTAATGTGTGGGAATGGGTTGACGGCGGAGAAGGAAGACTCAAGCATACACGCGGCGGTTCCTGGAGGTATGCAGGTGAGTTGTACTCGCTGAACTGGTTTCGGATGCCGACGGATGCCTCGCTGCTGCAGGACGATGTTGGATTCCGATATGGAAAAGACCTTCAGGAAAAACCGGTCCGGTGGTCTTCCGAAGAACTGGCGCAGACGGCTCTTATCCCTTCCGGGCGATATCTTCTGGGGACAAGTCAGGAAGAGATTCTCTGGGCTCGCCGCCAGTTCGGGCTTTCTGAAAACGACTTGAATGTACTCAAAAGGAATCCCGAACGGATTGTTCCTTTGCAAAGTTTTCGTCTTCGAAAGTTTCCCGTGACCAATGAAGAATACTACCAGTTTGTTGTTCAAACCGGTTATCCGAGCCAGCCGAAACATTGGAACCTGCATTTGCTCGAATGGTCGGACCGGCCGTTTCTTGAAAAATACAGGTATCATCCGGTGACGGGGATTTCTTATAAGGATGCAGTGGCTTTTTGCTCCTGGTGCGGAGGGACGCTTCCGACCAATGACCAGTGGGAAGCGGCGGCCAGAGGAACTGATGGGCACCGCTATCCATGGGGGGACACCTTCGATAGGACCCGGTGCAATATGGCGGAGTCAGGTCTGGCCCGTACATCCGCGGCAGGCCAGTTTAGTGCAGGAGTTAGTTGTTTCGGATGCGAGGACATGACGGGCAATGTTCTTGAATGGACAATGAAGGATTCCTCATCGGAAGGGGCGTATTTTCTGCGCGGAGGTTCTTATGAAGATACCGGAGCTTTATCTGGTCTTACGTATCTGAGGATAGAGGCCGATCCGGACCTGGAACTGCCGACGGTTGGATTTCGTGTAGCATTTCGTTAA
- a CDS encoding sigma factor, with translation MANKQPPTYAPFPVTIWTMIEQAKNRESPEGREAIEQFAALYWKPIYAFYRSQGYSFEKAEDLTQGFLADFFEKQKIDSADCQRGRFRTFLLTCARNYLIDEYRRGSARERGRLRKLLRWEQIRSQTGPAIEPSDEETPEQVYQSVWRRELLNWAVQAVQERCREKDRQVCFEVFTDYYLQNEQDRPTWDQVAAKYHLNSWKEASHKAEWVKQQFIKAIRGEIRVYTKAKSEEEVDEELRELLSF, from the coding sequence ATGGCAAATAAGCAGCCCCCAACTTATGCTCCCTTTCCTGTGACCATCTGGACCATGATTGAACAGGCAAAGAATCGGGAGTCTCCGGAGGGTCGGGAGGCCATCGAACAATTTGCAGCTCTTTATTGGAAGCCGATTTATGCTTTTTACCGCTCTCAGGGGTATTCGTTTGAAAAGGCCGAAGACCTTACCCAAGGTTTTTTGGCCGATTTTTTCGAAAAACAAAAAATCGATTCCGCGGATTGTCAAAGAGGGCGGTTCCGAACTTTTCTGCTGACCTGTGCCCGTAATTATCTGATTGATGAGTATCGCCGTGGTTCTGCCCGCGAACGAGGCCGTCTCCGTAAGCTGCTTCGATGGGAGCAAATCCGGAGTCAGACGGGACCGGCCATAGAACCTTCCGATGAGGAAACGCCGGAGCAGGTGTATCAGAGTGTCTGGCGGAGAGAACTTCTTAATTGGGCAGTTCAGGCCGTCCAAGAGCGATGCCGGGAAAAAGATCGGCAGGTTTGTTTTGAGGTTTTTACGGACTATTATTTGCAGAATGAACAGGACCGTCCCACATGGGACCAAGTTGCCGCCAAATATCATCTAAACAGCTGGAAGGAGGCATCCCACAAGGCGGAGTGGGTCAAGCAGCAGTTCATCAAAGCGATTCGTGGGGAAATCCGAGTTTATACCAAGGCCAAGAGTGAGGAGGAGGTTGATGAGGAATTGAGGGAGTTATTAAGCTTTTGA
- a CDS encoding Hsp70 family protein, whose translation MPVFVSVGMDIGTSNSSAAVMTSSGPKVILIDGQSVMPSVIYKNIQGKMLVGKAAYDAVLTRPPNDGLGHTGFKIRMGHDDRYPFPSGEPFSPSQLTAQVIRRLWQGYLEAGHPNHRSCVITVPAIFRDPACKATLEAGQLAGLEFVTLLMEPVAAATAYGFTADDKHAKWLIFDIGGGTLDISLVTVRNGRLAIPNDGTAGNDLLGGRKFDMELMNYVLGPRKSDPDYKEKIKRYREMDPDYHPLRERYDLEDFSPQTNCQQWGMLMAAIEQAKIRLSDIEETIVETAHPLRDGKKKEFKPDFPLSRPTYERLIRPDVENAALICRQMLNRNKLRPSDIQCLVLVGGPSKTPFIQRVLSERLEIPLESSIDPMTVVAEGAALYAATVEVPEHLIPESPKKVANSAGIQVKLTYEGNSSEPVAIVSGIVTSASVPLKNLSLRINRTDGLWSSGPLSVDSSGFFTTEVLLIEAEKVRSDYETQILDQNSQVLLTLDEPKILFMNVIQPTLPSHLMVGVVGNMTSVLLDKGTDLPAEKTDEFETAERLSKGDSKCAVVIPVYESVEHFLGEVDLHQDCNLKIGELRIFASNIPHDLPAGARIDVTLRRDTNRQICVKAYVHLLGQEFKAVFDSKSVDWPLEEMEERLKALQSRLQRIERLQKSQPLPAVAEGLAALSRIQALEQICSKLQGAKDGDKDSQSRCHGDLVRLTGALNHLESLQTEARIRHRLFLLKPKVTGKAAEQLQSIKSDFEEALRTGNKILMAHLDMELLKLFYQVYLKHHTDLWLTLLRFPDRFQGSREQIDAYEQAVQVYKEIDQKVDNGEDISEENLLRCKQANEKLWNLWMTELNQWPIPDPFASNGVELEKPKGRKA comes from the coding sequence ATGCCTGTTTTTGTTTCTGTAGGAATGGACATCGGCACCTCTAATTCGAGTGCGGCCGTAATGACATCAAGCGGTCCTAAGGTCATTCTGATTGACGGCCAGTCCGTCATGCCTTCAGTCATTTATAAAAATATTCAGGGAAAAATGCTGGTCGGAAAAGCGGCTTACGATGCCGTTTTGACCCGTCCTCCGAATGACGGACTCGGCCATACCGGTTTTAAAATCCGTATGGGTCACGATGACCGTTACCCATTTCCCAGCGGGGAACCCTTCAGCCCCTCACAGCTGACCGCCCAAGTCATCCGACGCTTATGGCAGGGATATCTGGAAGCAGGACACCCCAATCACCGTTCCTGTGTCATTACTGTGCCGGCGATTTTCCGCGACCCGGCCTGCAAAGCCACTCTCGAAGCCGGTCAACTGGCCGGATTGGAGTTTGTGACACTCCTGATGGAACCGGTTGCTGCAGCTACGGCCTACGGTTTCACAGCAGATGACAAACACGCCAAGTGGCTCATTTTCGACATCGGCGGCGGCACCCTCGACATCTCGCTGGTAACCGTTCGGAACGGACGACTGGCCATCCCGAATGACGGCACAGCCGGCAACGACCTGCTGGGAGGACGCAAGTTCGACATGGAATTGATGAATTATGTCCTGGGCCCTCGAAAATCCGACCCGGATTATAAAGAAAAAATAAAACGATATCGGGAAATGGATCCGGACTATCATCCCCTTCGAGAGCGGTATGATTTAGAAGACTTTTCTCCGCAGACAAATTGTCAGCAATGGGGAATGCTGATGGCAGCAATTGAACAGGCCAAAATCCGCCTTTCTGACATCGAAGAAACGATTGTCGAGACGGCTCATCCTCTTCGAGACGGCAAAAAGAAAGAGTTTAAACCGGATTTTCCCCTGTCTCGTCCGACCTACGAACGGCTGATTCGTCCGGATGTGGAAAACGCCGCTCTGATTTGCAGACAGATGCTGAACCGAAACAAATTGAGACCCTCGGACATTCAATGTCTGGTGCTCGTCGGAGGCCCCAGCAAAACCCCCTTTATTCAGCGTGTGCTGTCCGAACGGCTTGAAATCCCTCTGGAATCTTCGATCGACCCCATGACAGTTGTAGCGGAGGGAGCCGCTTTGTATGCAGCCACTGTGGAAGTACCGGAACATCTGATTCCCGAATCCCCCAAAAAGGTCGCAAACTCCGCCGGCATTCAAGTGAAACTAACTTATGAAGGCAATTCTTCAGAACCCGTTGCCATTGTCAGCGGAATCGTCACATCCGCGTCTGTACCCCTGAAGAATCTGTCGCTCCGAATCAACAGGACAGACGGTCTTTGGAGCAGCGGCCCTCTTTCTGTAGATTCGAGCGGTTTTTTCACAACGGAGGTTCTTCTCATAGAAGCCGAAAAAGTTCGGTCGGATTATGAAACTCAAATCCTTGATCAAAACAGTCAAGTTCTTCTAACCCTTGATGAGCCCAAGATACTCTTTATGAACGTAATCCAACCCACCCTGCCGAGTCATTTGATGGTCGGAGTAGTCGGCAATATGACCAGTGTCCTTCTTGATAAGGGCACCGACCTGCCTGCTGAAAAAACAGACGAATTTGAAACCGCCGAACGCCTGTCCAAAGGCGATTCCAAATGCGCCGTGGTGATTCCGGTTTATGAAAGCGTGGAACATTTTCTCGGTGAAGTGGACCTGCACCAGGACTGCAATCTTAAAATCGGGGAACTTCGAATCTTCGCCAGCAATATTCCTCATGATTTGCCGGCCGGTGCACGAATTGACGTAACGCTCCGTCGCGACACAAACCGACAGATTTGTGTCAAGGCGTATGTTCATCTGCTCGGCCAGGAATTTAAAGCGGTTTTCGATTCGAAATCCGTTGACTGGCCGCTCGAAGAAATGGAAGAACGTCTGAAAGCCCTCCAATCTCGCCTACAACGAATCGAACGGCTCCAGAAATCCCAACCCCTGCCGGCTGTAGCGGAAGGGCTGGCTGCCCTATCCAGAATTCAAGCCCTTGAACAAATCTGCAGCAAACTGCAGGGTGCCAAAGACGGAGACAAAGATTCTCAGTCGCGATGCCATGGAGACCTTGTGCGGCTGACCGGTGCCCTCAACCATCTCGAATCTCTTCAGACCGAAGCGAGAATTCGTCATCGGCTGTTCCTGCTTAAGCCCAAAGTCACCGGAAAGGCCGCCGAACAACTTCAATCCATCAAGAGCGATTTTGAAGAGGCCCTTCGAACAGGCAACAAAATCCTGATGGCTCATCTGGATATGGAATTGCTGAAACTTTTTTATCAGGTTTACCTAAAGCATCATACAGATTTATGGCTGACCCTCCTTCGCTTTCCTGACCGTTTCCAGGGATCCCGGGAACAAATTGATGCGTATGAGCAGGCCGTTCAAGTCTATAAGGAAATTGACCAGAAAGTGGACAACGGCGAAGACATCTCTGAGGAAAACCTCCTCCGCTGCAAACAAGCCAACGAGAAACTCTGGAATCTATGGATGACAGAACTAAACCAATGGCCGATACCAGATCCTTTTGCAAGCAACGGCGTTGAATTGGAAAAACCCAAAGGACGAAAGGCTTAG
- a CDS encoding tetratricopeptide repeat protein — translation MTPVKTEDLLEAAAQQAAAGNYQTATALLDRIQQTPPPLEALLLRGKIAAQQKQYKEAISFWQQALRQDPNCRTARESIALAGGLSAHALAGRLRHISFAALLTILLAVLLAFPFGLGIYLAVRLNTFPLLNQLETLQTDWAALQTAAENIEQKLIETQGRLASLQQTNGESRQTLEQQNEHLILLVKHLQDELVLQSTGQERIQQLLEQTQTQFLAYQTAFQQSMNHILLLSVEIEQTADYYRQIEKRWFGPSPAQHQKMREHLEKIKEQINYLRSICSESEASEGKGSKE, via the coding sequence ATGACTCCGGTAAAGACTGAAGACCTTCTGGAGGCCGCCGCCCAACAGGCCGCCGCCGGAAATTATCAGACAGCAACCGCTTTGCTTGATCGGATTCAGCAGACCCCGCCGCCGCTGGAAGCCCTTTTGCTGAGAGGCAAAATCGCCGCCCAGCAGAAACAATACAAAGAAGCTATCAGCTTCTGGCAGCAGGCCCTTCGGCAGGACCCGAACTGTCGAACTGCCCGAGAAAGCATTGCCTTGGCGGGTGGGCTTTCAGCCCATGCGCTTGCAGGCCGGCTGCGGCATATCAGTTTTGCTGCTTTGCTGACGATTCTGCTGGCTGTTTTGCTGGCTTTCCCGTTCGGGCTGGGGATATATCTGGCTGTCCGCTTAAATACTTTTCCTCTCCTGAACCAGCTGGAAACCCTTCAGACAGATTGGGCTGCCCTGCAGACCGCCGCCGAGAACATCGAGCAAAAACTCATTGAAACCCAAGGCCGGCTGGCCTCTCTCCAACAAACAAACGGGGAATCTCGACAAACGCTCGAACAGCAAAACGAACACCTCATCCTTCTGGTGAAGCATCTTCAAGACGAACTCGTCCTCCAAAGTACCGGACAAGAGCGCATCCAACAGTTGCTGGAACAGACTCAGACCCAATTCCTTGCCTATCAGACAGCCTTTCAGCAATCGATGAATCATATTCTTCTTTTGTCCGTCGAAATTGAACAGACAGCTGACTATTATCGACAGATTGAAAAAAGATGGTTTGGACCGTCTCCCGCCCAGCATCAAAAGATGCGAGAGCACTTGGAAAAAATAAAGGAACAAATCAACTATCTCCGGAGTATTTGTTCAGAATCCGAAGCATCAGAAGGAAAAGGCAGCAAAGAATGA